One window from the genome of Saimiri boliviensis isolate mSaiBol1 chromosome 2, mSaiBol1.pri, whole genome shotgun sequence encodes:
- the KIF12 gene encoding kinesin-like protein KIF12 isoform X1 produces the protein MLRRREGIGEGKKRYAGGANSVCRARHGGTRVARRGPRAEPGAGARGAGNAHPGGAQGTSHERGRAASRAAERAALLRDPDSAGKPPRRGSRSGVPLRCGARRGSHAGGRVPGVRRAAPGRAGVAWLLLHCLHLWPDGLREDLHPDWTPSPDRVQHLGAPVTLRASYLEIYNEQVRDLLSLGSPRPLPVRWNKTRGFYAEQLRVVEFGSLEALMELLQMGLSRRRSSAHALNQASSRSHALLTLYISRQAAQQMPPVEPGEPPVGGKLCFVDLAGSEKVAASGSRGELMLEANSINRSLLALGHCISLLLDPQRKQSHIPFRDSKLTKLLADSLGGRGVTLMVACVSPSAQCLPETLSTLRYASRAQRVTTRPQAPKSSVAKHPQRLETEMLQLQEENHRLQSQLDQLDCKGLSGSRVAWAQRNLYKMLQEFMLENERLRKEKSQLQSSRDLARNEQRILAQQVRELERRLLSACHRRQPGPGLAPSCPCLMAPAPPCHALPPLCSCPCCHVCPLCQVPLAHWACLPRERHLSQVLGPEASGGRPPSARPPPWAPPCSPGSAKCPRERSHSDWTQIRVLAEMVTEEEVVPSAPPLPVRPPSTSPGLRGGAGVPNLAQRLEALRDQIGSSLRRGRSQPPCSKGLRSPSQVLPPH, from the exons ATGTTGCGGAGAAGGGAGGGTAttggggagggaaagaaaagatacGCGGGCGGAGCTAACTCCGTGTGCAGAGCAAGACATGGAGGAACGCGGGTCGCCCGACGG GGACCCCGCGCGGAGCCTGGAGCAGGGGCCAGAGGGGCCGGAAACGCCCATCCAGGTGGTGCTCAG GGTACGTCCCATGAGCGCGGCCGAGCTGCGTCGAGGGCAGCAGAGCGTGCTGCACTGCTCAGGGACCCGGACTCTGCAG gtAAGCCCCCCAGGCGGGGGTCCCGAAGTGGCGTTCCACTTCGGTGCGGTGCTAGACGGGGCTCGCACGCAGGAGGACGTGTTCCGGGCGTGCGGCGTGCGGCGCCTGGGCGAGCTGGCGTTGCGTGG CTTCTCCTGCACTGTCTTCACCTTTGGCCAGACGGGCTCCGGGAAGACCTACACCCTGACTGGACCCCCTCCCCAG ACCGTGTGCAGCACCTGGGTGCCCCTGTCACTCTTCGCGCCTCTTATCTGGAGATCTACAATGAGCAG GTTCGGGACCTGCTGAGCCTGGGGTCTCCCCGGCCTCTCCCTGTTCGCTGGAACAAAACTCGGGGCTTCTATGCGGAGCAGCTGCGGGTGGTGGAATTTGGGAGTCTGGAGGCCCTGATGGAACTTTTGCAAATGG GTCTCAGCCGTCGAAGGAGCTCAGCACACGCCCTGAACCAGGCCTCCAGCCGAAGCCATGCCCTGCTCACCCTGTACATCAGCCGCCAAGCT GCCCAGCAGATGCCTCCTGTGGAGCCTGGGGAGCCCCCTGTTGGTGGGAAGCTGTGCTTTGTGGACCTGGCAGGCAGCGAGAAGGTAGCAGCCTCGGGATCCCGTGGGGAGCTGATGCTGGAGGCCAACAGCATCAACCGAAGTCTGCTGGCCCTGG GTCACTGCATCTCCCTGCTGCTGGACCCACAGAGGAAGCAGAGCCACATCCCTTTCCGGGACAGCAAGCTCACCAAGTTGCTGGCGGACTCACTGGGAGGGCGTGGGGTCACCCTCATG GTGGCCTGCGTGTCCCCCTCAGCCCAGTGCCTTCCTGAGACTCTCAGCACCCTGCGATATGCAAGCCGAGCTCAGCGGGTCACCACCCGCCCACAGGCCCCCAAG TCTTCTGTGGCAAAGCATCCCCAGCGTTTGGAGACGGAGATGCTGCAGCTCCAGGAGGAGAACCatcgcctgcagtcccagctggaCCAATTGGACTGCAAGG GGCTCAGTGGCAGCCGGGTAGCCTGGGCCCAGCGGAACCTGTACAAGATGCTACAGGAGTTCATGCTGGAGAATGAGAGGCTCAG GAAAGAAAAGAGCCAGCTGCAGAGTAGCCGCGACCTGGCCCGGAATGAGCAGCGCATCCTGGCCCAGCAGGTCCGTGAACTAGAGAG GCGCCTCCTCTCTGCCTGCCACCGTCGCCAGCCAGGCCCTGGCCTGGCCCCATCGTGTCCCTGCTTGATGGCCCCAGCTCCCCCTTGCCAC GCACTGCCACCCCTCTGCTCCTGCCCCTGCTGCCACGTCTGCCCGCTGTGTCAAGTGCCCCTGGCCCACTGGGCCTGCCTGCCAAGGGAGCGCCACCTGTCCCAG GTGTTGGGCCCTGAGGCCTCAGGTGGCAGGCCCCCATCTGCCCGACCCCCACCCTGGGCACCCCCATGCAGCCCTGGCTCTGCCAAGTGCCCAAGAGAGAG GAGTCACAGTGACTGGACTCAGATCCGAGTCCTGGCGGAGATGGTGACGGAGGAGGAGGTGGTACCTTCTGCACCGCCCCTGCCTGTGAGGCCCCCGAGCACATCACCAGGGCTGAGAG GTGGGGCCGGGGTTCCAAACCTGGCCCAGAGACTGGAGGCTCTCAGAGATCAGATTGGCAGCTCCCTGAGACGTGGCCGCAGCCAGCCACCCTGCAGCAAGGGGTTACGGAGCCCAAGCCAAGTCCTTCCTCCCCATTGA
- the KIF12 gene encoding kinesin-like protein KIF12 isoform X3, translating into MLRRREGIGEGKKRYAGGANSVCRARHGGTRVARRGPRAEPGAGARGAGNAHPGGAQGTSHERGRAASRAAERAALLRDPDSAGKPPRRGSRSGVPLRCGARRGSHAGGRVPGVRRAAPGRAGVAWLLLHCLHLWPDGLREDLHPDWTPSPDRVQHLGAPVTLRASYLEIYNEQVRDLLSLGSPRPLPVRWNKTRGFYAEQLRVVEFGSLEALMELLQMGLSRRRSSAHALNQASSRSHALLTLYISRQAAQQMPPVEPGEPPVGGKLCFVDLAGSEKVAASGSRGELMLEANSINRSLLALGHCISLLLDPQRKQSHIPFRDSKLTKLLADSLGGRGVTLMVACVSPSAQCLPETLSTLRYASRAQRVTTRPQAPKSSVAKHPQRLETEMLQLQEENHRLQSQLDQLDCKGLSGSRVAWAQRNLYKMLQEFMLENERLRKEKSQLQSSRDLARNEQRILAQQVRELERRLLSACHRRQPGPGLAPSCPCLMAPAPPCHALPPLCSCPCCHVCPLCQVPLAHWACLPRERHLSQVLGPEASGGRPPSARPPPWAPPCSPGSAKCPRERSHSDWTQIRVLAEMVTEEEVVPSAPPLPVRPPSTSPGLRGQEGTQETAV; encoded by the exons ATGTTGCGGAGAAGGGAGGGTAttggggagggaaagaaaagatacGCGGGCGGAGCTAACTCCGTGTGCAGAGCAAGACATGGAGGAACGCGGGTCGCCCGACGG GGACCCCGCGCGGAGCCTGGAGCAGGGGCCAGAGGGGCCGGAAACGCCCATCCAGGTGGTGCTCAG GGTACGTCCCATGAGCGCGGCCGAGCTGCGTCGAGGGCAGCAGAGCGTGCTGCACTGCTCAGGGACCCGGACTCTGCAG gtAAGCCCCCCAGGCGGGGGTCCCGAAGTGGCGTTCCACTTCGGTGCGGTGCTAGACGGGGCTCGCACGCAGGAGGACGTGTTCCGGGCGTGCGGCGTGCGGCGCCTGGGCGAGCTGGCGTTGCGTGG CTTCTCCTGCACTGTCTTCACCTTTGGCCAGACGGGCTCCGGGAAGACCTACACCCTGACTGGACCCCCTCCCCAG ACCGTGTGCAGCACCTGGGTGCCCCTGTCACTCTTCGCGCCTCTTATCTGGAGATCTACAATGAGCAG GTTCGGGACCTGCTGAGCCTGGGGTCTCCCCGGCCTCTCCCTGTTCGCTGGAACAAAACTCGGGGCTTCTATGCGGAGCAGCTGCGGGTGGTGGAATTTGGGAGTCTGGAGGCCCTGATGGAACTTTTGCAAATGG GTCTCAGCCGTCGAAGGAGCTCAGCACACGCCCTGAACCAGGCCTCCAGCCGAAGCCATGCCCTGCTCACCCTGTACATCAGCCGCCAAGCT GCCCAGCAGATGCCTCCTGTGGAGCCTGGGGAGCCCCCTGTTGGTGGGAAGCTGTGCTTTGTGGACCTGGCAGGCAGCGAGAAGGTAGCAGCCTCGGGATCCCGTGGGGAGCTGATGCTGGAGGCCAACAGCATCAACCGAAGTCTGCTGGCCCTGG GTCACTGCATCTCCCTGCTGCTGGACCCACAGAGGAAGCAGAGCCACATCCCTTTCCGGGACAGCAAGCTCACCAAGTTGCTGGCGGACTCACTGGGAGGGCGTGGGGTCACCCTCATG GTGGCCTGCGTGTCCCCCTCAGCCCAGTGCCTTCCTGAGACTCTCAGCACCCTGCGATATGCAAGCCGAGCTCAGCGGGTCACCACCCGCCCACAGGCCCCCAAG TCTTCTGTGGCAAAGCATCCCCAGCGTTTGGAGACGGAGATGCTGCAGCTCCAGGAGGAGAACCatcgcctgcagtcccagctggaCCAATTGGACTGCAAGG GGCTCAGTGGCAGCCGGGTAGCCTGGGCCCAGCGGAACCTGTACAAGATGCTACAGGAGTTCATGCTGGAGAATGAGAGGCTCAG GAAAGAAAAGAGCCAGCTGCAGAGTAGCCGCGACCTGGCCCGGAATGAGCAGCGCATCCTGGCCCAGCAGGTCCGTGAACTAGAGAG GCGCCTCCTCTCTGCCTGCCACCGTCGCCAGCCAGGCCCTGGCCTGGCCCCATCGTGTCCCTGCTTGATGGCCCCAGCTCCCCCTTGCCAC GCACTGCCACCCCTCTGCTCCTGCCCCTGCTGCCACGTCTGCCCGCTGTGTCAAGTGCCCCTGGCCCACTGGGCCTGCCTGCCAAGGGAGCGCCACCTGTCCCAG GTGTTGGGCCCTGAGGCCTCAGGTGGCAGGCCCCCATCTGCCCGACCCCCACCCTGGGCACCCCCATGCAGCCCTGGCTCTGCCAAGTGCCCAAGAGAGAG GAGTCACAGTGACTGGACTCAGATCCGAGTCCTGGCGGAGATGGTGACGGAGGAGGAGGTGGTACCTTCTGCACCGCCCCTGCCTGTGAGGCCCCCGAGCACATCACCAGGGCTGAGAG GCCAAGAGGGAACCCAGGAgactgctgtgtga
- the KIF12 gene encoding kinesin-like protein KIF12 isoform X2: protein MLRRREGIGEGKKRYAGGANSVCRARHGGTRVARRGPRAEPGAGARGAGNAHPGGAQGTSHERGRAASRAAERAALLRDPDSAGKPPRRGSRSGVPLRCGARRGSHAGGRVPGVRRAAPGRAGVAWLLLHCLHLWPDGLREDLHPDWTPSPDRVQHLGAPVTLRASYLEIYNEQVRDLLSLGSPRPLPVRWNKTRGFYAEQLRVVEFGSLEALMELLQMGLSRRRSSAHALNQASSRSHALLTLYISRQAMPPVEPGEPPVGGKLCFVDLAGSEKVAASGSRGELMLEANSINRSLLALGHCISLLLDPQRKQSHIPFRDSKLTKLLADSLGGRGVTLMVACVSPSAQCLPETLSTLRYASRAQRVTTRPQAPKSSVAKHPQRLETEMLQLQEENHRLQSQLDQLDCKGLSGSRVAWAQRNLYKMLQEFMLENERLRKEKSQLQSSRDLARNEQRILAQQVRELERRLLSACHRRQPGPGLAPSCPCLMAPAPPCHALPPLCSCPCCHVCPLCQVPLAHWACLPRERHLSQVLGPEASGGRPPSARPPPWAPPCSPGSAKCPRERSHSDWTQIRVLAEMVTEEEVVPSAPPLPVRPPSTSPGLRGGAGVPNLAQRLEALRDQIGSSLRRGRSQPPCSKGLRSPSQVLPPH from the exons ATGTTGCGGAGAAGGGAGGGTAttggggagggaaagaaaagatacGCGGGCGGAGCTAACTCCGTGTGCAGAGCAAGACATGGAGGAACGCGGGTCGCCCGACGG GGACCCCGCGCGGAGCCTGGAGCAGGGGCCAGAGGGGCCGGAAACGCCCATCCAGGTGGTGCTCAG GGTACGTCCCATGAGCGCGGCCGAGCTGCGTCGAGGGCAGCAGAGCGTGCTGCACTGCTCAGGGACCCGGACTCTGCAG gtAAGCCCCCCAGGCGGGGGTCCCGAAGTGGCGTTCCACTTCGGTGCGGTGCTAGACGGGGCTCGCACGCAGGAGGACGTGTTCCGGGCGTGCGGCGTGCGGCGCCTGGGCGAGCTGGCGTTGCGTGG CTTCTCCTGCACTGTCTTCACCTTTGGCCAGACGGGCTCCGGGAAGACCTACACCCTGACTGGACCCCCTCCCCAG ACCGTGTGCAGCACCTGGGTGCCCCTGTCACTCTTCGCGCCTCTTATCTGGAGATCTACAATGAGCAG GTTCGGGACCTGCTGAGCCTGGGGTCTCCCCGGCCTCTCCCTGTTCGCTGGAACAAAACTCGGGGCTTCTATGCGGAGCAGCTGCGGGTGGTGGAATTTGGGAGTCTGGAGGCCCTGATGGAACTTTTGCAAATGG GTCTCAGCCGTCGAAGGAGCTCAGCACACGCCCTGAACCAGGCCTCCAGCCGAAGCCATGCCCTGCTCACCCTGTACATCAGCCGCCAAGCT ATGCCTCCTGTGGAGCCTGGGGAGCCCCCTGTTGGTGGGAAGCTGTGCTTTGTGGACCTGGCAGGCAGCGAGAAGGTAGCAGCCTCGGGATCCCGTGGGGAGCTGATGCTGGAGGCCAACAGCATCAACCGAAGTCTGCTGGCCCTGG GTCACTGCATCTCCCTGCTGCTGGACCCACAGAGGAAGCAGAGCCACATCCCTTTCCGGGACAGCAAGCTCACCAAGTTGCTGGCGGACTCACTGGGAGGGCGTGGGGTCACCCTCATG GTGGCCTGCGTGTCCCCCTCAGCCCAGTGCCTTCCTGAGACTCTCAGCACCCTGCGATATGCAAGCCGAGCTCAGCGGGTCACCACCCGCCCACAGGCCCCCAAG TCTTCTGTGGCAAAGCATCCCCAGCGTTTGGAGACGGAGATGCTGCAGCTCCAGGAGGAGAACCatcgcctgcagtcccagctggaCCAATTGGACTGCAAGG GGCTCAGTGGCAGCCGGGTAGCCTGGGCCCAGCGGAACCTGTACAAGATGCTACAGGAGTTCATGCTGGAGAATGAGAGGCTCAG GAAAGAAAAGAGCCAGCTGCAGAGTAGCCGCGACCTGGCCCGGAATGAGCAGCGCATCCTGGCCCAGCAGGTCCGTGAACTAGAGAG GCGCCTCCTCTCTGCCTGCCACCGTCGCCAGCCAGGCCCTGGCCTGGCCCCATCGTGTCCCTGCTTGATGGCCCCAGCTCCCCCTTGCCAC GCACTGCCACCCCTCTGCTCCTGCCCCTGCTGCCACGTCTGCCCGCTGTGTCAAGTGCCCCTGGCCCACTGGGCCTGCCTGCCAAGGGAGCGCCACCTGTCCCAG GTGTTGGGCCCTGAGGCCTCAGGTGGCAGGCCCCCATCTGCCCGACCCCCACCCTGGGCACCCCCATGCAGCCCTGGCTCTGCCAAGTGCCCAAGAGAGAG GAGTCACAGTGACTGGACTCAGATCCGAGTCCTGGCGGAGATGGTGACGGAGGAGGAGGTGGTACCTTCTGCACCGCCCCTGCCTGTGAGGCCCCCGAGCACATCACCAGGGCTGAGAG GTGGGGCCGGGGTTCCAAACCTGGCCCAGAGACTGGAGGCTCTCAGAGATCAGATTGGCAGCTCCCTGAGACGTGGCCGCAGCCAGCCACCCTGCAGCAAGGGGTTACGGAGCCCAAGCCAAGTCCTTCCTCCCCATTGA
- the KIF12 gene encoding kinesin-like protein KIF12 isoform X4 has protein sequence MEERGSPDGDPARSLEQGPEGPETPIQVVLRVRPMSAAELRRGQQSVLHCSGTRTLQVSPPGGGPEVAFHFGAVLDGARTQEDVFRACGVRRLGELALRGFSCTVFTFGQTGSGKTYTLTGPPPQGEGVPVPPSLAGIMQRTFAWLLDRVQHLGAPVTLRASYLEIYNEQVRDLLSLGSPRPLPVRWNKTRGFYAEQLRVVEFGSLEALMELLQMGLSRRRSSAHALNQASSRSHALLTLYISRQAAQQMPPVEPGEPPVGGKLCFVDLAGSEKVAASGSRGELMLEANSINRSLLALGHCISLLLDPQRKQSHIPFRDSKLTKLLADSLGGRGVTLMVACVSPSAQCLPETLSTLRYASRAQRVTTRPQAPKSSVAKHPQRLETEMLQLQEENHRLQSQLDQLDCKGLSGSRVAWAQRNLYKMLQEFMLENERLRKEKSQLQSSRDLARNEQRILAQQVRELERRLLSACHRRQPGPGLAPSCPCLMAPAPPCHALPPLCSCPCCHVCPLCQVPLAHWACLPRERHLSQVLGPEASGGRPPSARPPPWAPPCSPGSAKCPRERSHSDWTQIRVLAEMVTEEEVVPSAPPLPVRPPSTSPGLRGGAGVPNLAQRLEALRDQIGSSLRRGRSQPPCSKGLRSPSQVLPPH, from the exons ATGGAGGAACGCGGGTCGCCCGACGG GGACCCCGCGCGGAGCCTGGAGCAGGGGCCAGAGGGGCCGGAAACGCCCATCCAGGTGGTGCTCAG GGTACGTCCCATGAGCGCGGCCGAGCTGCGTCGAGGGCAGCAGAGCGTGCTGCACTGCTCAGGGACCCGGACTCTGCAG gtAAGCCCCCCAGGCGGGGGTCCCGAAGTGGCGTTCCACTTCGGTGCGGTGCTAGACGGGGCTCGCACGCAGGAGGACGTGTTCCGGGCGTGCGGCGTGCGGCGCCTGGGCGAGCTGGCGTTGCGTGG CTTCTCCTGCACTGTCTTCACCTTTGGCCAGACGGGCTCCGGGAAGACCTACACCCTGACTGGACCCCCTCCCCAG GGGGAGGGGGTGCCAGTACCCCCCAGCCTGGCTGGCATCATGCAGAGGACCTTCGCCTGGCTGTTAGACCGTGTGCAGCACCTGGGTGCCCCTGTCACTCTTCGCGCCTCTTATCTGGAGATCTACAATGAGCAG GTTCGGGACCTGCTGAGCCTGGGGTCTCCCCGGCCTCTCCCTGTTCGCTGGAACAAAACTCGGGGCTTCTATGCGGAGCAGCTGCGGGTGGTGGAATTTGGGAGTCTGGAGGCCCTGATGGAACTTTTGCAAATGG GTCTCAGCCGTCGAAGGAGCTCAGCACACGCCCTGAACCAGGCCTCCAGCCGAAGCCATGCCCTGCTCACCCTGTACATCAGCCGCCAAGCT GCCCAGCAGATGCCTCCTGTGGAGCCTGGGGAGCCCCCTGTTGGTGGGAAGCTGTGCTTTGTGGACCTGGCAGGCAGCGAGAAGGTAGCAGCCTCGGGATCCCGTGGGGAGCTGATGCTGGAGGCCAACAGCATCAACCGAAGTCTGCTGGCCCTGG GTCACTGCATCTCCCTGCTGCTGGACCCACAGAGGAAGCAGAGCCACATCCCTTTCCGGGACAGCAAGCTCACCAAGTTGCTGGCGGACTCACTGGGAGGGCGTGGGGTCACCCTCATG GTGGCCTGCGTGTCCCCCTCAGCCCAGTGCCTTCCTGAGACTCTCAGCACCCTGCGATATGCAAGCCGAGCTCAGCGGGTCACCACCCGCCCACAGGCCCCCAAG TCTTCTGTGGCAAAGCATCCCCAGCGTTTGGAGACGGAGATGCTGCAGCTCCAGGAGGAGAACCatcgcctgcagtcccagctggaCCAATTGGACTGCAAGG GGCTCAGTGGCAGCCGGGTAGCCTGGGCCCAGCGGAACCTGTACAAGATGCTACAGGAGTTCATGCTGGAGAATGAGAGGCTCAG GAAAGAAAAGAGCCAGCTGCAGAGTAGCCGCGACCTGGCCCGGAATGAGCAGCGCATCCTGGCCCAGCAGGTCCGTGAACTAGAGAG GCGCCTCCTCTCTGCCTGCCACCGTCGCCAGCCAGGCCCTGGCCTGGCCCCATCGTGTCCCTGCTTGATGGCCCCAGCTCCCCCTTGCCAC GCACTGCCACCCCTCTGCTCCTGCCCCTGCTGCCACGTCTGCCCGCTGTGTCAAGTGCCCCTGGCCCACTGGGCCTGCCTGCCAAGGGAGCGCCACCTGTCCCAG GTGTTGGGCCCTGAGGCCTCAGGTGGCAGGCCCCCATCTGCCCGACCCCCACCCTGGGCACCCCCATGCAGCCCTGGCTCTGCCAAGTGCCCAAGAGAGAG GAGTCACAGTGACTGGACTCAGATCCGAGTCCTGGCGGAGATGGTGACGGAGGAGGAGGTGGTACCTTCTGCACCGCCCCTGCCTGTGAGGCCCCCGAGCACATCACCAGGGCTGAGAG GTGGGGCCGGGGTTCCAAACCTGGCCCAGAGACTGGAGGCTCTCAGAGATCAGATTGGCAGCTCCCTGAGACGTGGCCGCAGCCAGCCACCCTGCAGCAAGGGGTTACGGAGCCCAAGCCAAGTCCTTCCTCCCCATTGA